The DNA region AGGATCTTTCCAGCCCCACTTGTCCTTCAGGTCGAGAAGTTCACGCGACTTCTTCTCGTTCAGGAATTCAACATGACCAAGTTGCTTGGCCAGGATCAGCATGCGGCAGTAGGCGTCTAGAATTTCTGTCCACCAGTAAGCACGCTCGACGTTCTCACCGAAGCTGACGGTACCGTGATTGGCCAGCAGGATAACGTTGGTACGATCGACGAAAGGAATGATCGTATCAGCGAACGATTGACCGCCAGGCGTTTCGTACTGGGTGATCGGCACGTCCCCCAGGAAGACTTCGACTTCCGGCAACACGCACTGTGGAATGGGTTCGCGGGCAATTGCAAACGCGGTCGCGTGTGGCGGGTGGCAATGCACGACGCTCTTGATGTCTTTTCGCTGCTTATAGATTTCAAGATGCAGCAAGGCTTCACTCGATCGCGGCTTGCTACCGGCGATCTGCTTGCCGGTCATGTCGATCGTCGAGATATCTTCTGGCTTCAGAAAACCTTTGCAGTGCATCGTCGGCGTGCAAAGGACTTCGTTGTCGCTGACGCGAACAGTGATGTTGCCATCGTTAGCGGCGGCGAAGCCTTTGTTATAGATCCGCCGACCGATATCGCACATGTCTTGTTTGATCTTGTGAACGTTCGTCATGCCGATTCGTATCTCGCAATCAAGGGGTACGTTTGGTGATTTCGTTAATGTATTCTGCGATCTTGTCCGCTCTCCATTGGGAAGGAAGAGGGGACAGGATTTATTGGTTCGGTCGATAACGAATATCAACCGTATCTAAAATGGCTGCGTTGTACGCATCCACTGGCTTCATGTCGGGGTAAAACGGTTGGGCCGCTTCGCCCCCTTCACTTAGCGCGATGTAATTGTCTTGGCCGGCACCCAATTCGTCGTAAACGACAAGCAGGTCATCCAGCGGCGTTGCCTCGTTCTCGATATCGCTGAGCATCATGGGTACGGCCAGCTTTAGCACCGCACCCTGAAATTCAGGGACCGAGCGGCTGAGCGTGACTTTTCCGATGATTTTGGCGATACGCATGGTGTTCTCGTTACTTGATCCAATTCGGCCCAGCGGTTCCGCGAAGGTTCCACAAGGTTGCCAGGAGTCGCGGGACATCCGAGTCCTGCCATTGACCGGGATTGCAAACCACCAGGTTCGCTCCCAGGCTCTTTACGGCTGCTTGCCAGTTGTGGCTTCCGCAGGCAACCATCGCTCGGACGCCGTTGGTGCGATTGGCAGCCGCCACAGCGAGTTCCGGTTGTTCCGACAGAAGCACTACCATCTGGTCGCTCTTGGCCGTGGCGATCGCTCGCTCAACGGCCTGACTCAGGTTGCCAACTTGGTCGGTACGTGCGGTCGACTGCCAGGCACCGGAAATGGACAGCTTGGCGGCGTTGACCACGGCCGGAGTCTGTTGCTTTTGTCCACAATCGGTTTGGTCGATTCGGCGAAGCTCGACTCCGCGTTGTTTCAGTTCATCTTTCACTGCCGGAGTGACAACCGCTTTGGTGGGCACGCACAGCACAGTGATCGATTCGTTCAGTGTGTTCTTCAGCGTTTCGACGGTGACCAATTTCACGTCGAGACGAAGTTCGCCGACCGATTCCGTCGCCGCTTGAGGCGATGACGCACCGTCCCGCATGAGTCGCTCAACGACCATCCGGACGATTCGTTCGATATCTTGGCTACTAAAGTTGGACTGCACGTTTACTCGTCAACTATTCCGACTACCGTCCAACGGACTGGTGTTCGGGGGTAATTCAAAAGTTCGGAAGTCGATTTTCCATCGCTGGTGATCATCACCATCTCGCCGGGACCTGCGTTGACGGCATCCACCGCAATTAGCGGATGGCCATCTGGGGTCGTACCGTCGACTTGCATCGGCTGCACTACCAAAAGTTTCCAGCCCCGCATCGACACGTG from Bremerella alba includes:
- a CDS encoding EutN/CcmL family microcompartment protein, whose protein sequence is MRIAKIIGKVTLSRSVPEFQGAVLKLAVPMMLSDIENEATPLDDLLVVYDELGAGQDNYIALSEGGEAAQPFYPDMKPVDAYNAAILDTVDIRYRPNQ
- a CDS encoding class II aldolase/adducin family protein translates to MTNVHKIKQDMCDIGRRIYNKGFAAANDGNITVRVSDNEVLCTPTMHCKGFLKPEDISTIDMTGKQIAGSKPRSSEALLHLEIYKQRKDIKSVVHCHPPHATAFAIAREPIPQCVLPEVEVFLGDVPITQYETPGGQSFADTIIPFVDRTNVILLANHGTVSFGENVERAYWWTEILDAYCRMLILAKQLGHVEFLNEKKSRELLDLKDKWGWKDPRNTEQYKDCDICANDIFRDSWEDSHVQRRAFGAPEPMGPNANKPAAAASSGSSDQEALIQMITQRVVAELSKQR
- a CDS encoding EutN/CcmL family microcompartment protein, which translates into the protein MQTARVVGTATSTVRHVSMRGWKLLVVQPMQVDGTTPDGHPLIAVDAVNAGPGEMVMITSDGKSTSELLNYPRTPVRWTVVGIVDE